Proteins encoded within one genomic window of Cellulomonas flavigena DSM 20109:
- a CDS encoding Sir2 family NAD-dependent protein deacetylase, whose product MSSSPAVPATSASLADVVELLAGHRLTVLTGAGISTDSGIPDYRGPDSPPRSPMTFQQFVGDEAFRRHYWARNHVGWRHVHRTLPNAGHRALAALEGRGVVHGVITQNVDLLHEAAGSRHVIDLHGRYDRVVCLRCHRVVPRAVLADRLEALNPGFVERVGQVGDVEIAPDADAVIEQTAGFRVQACWQPDPEDHARECGGVLKPDIVYFGENVPRERVDRAYAMVDAGDALLVAGSSLTVHSGRRFVRHAALTGKPVVVVNRGATRGDRYATRTLDAGTSETLTALADLLAPLRP is encoded by the coding sequence GTGAGCTCGTCGCCGGCCGTCCCCGCCACCTCGGCCTCCCTCGCGGACGTCGTCGAGCTGCTCGCGGGGCACCGGCTGACCGTCCTCACGGGCGCGGGGATCTCCACCGACTCCGGCATCCCCGACTATCGCGGGCCGGACTCGCCGCCGCGCTCGCCGATGACGTTCCAGCAGTTCGTGGGCGACGAGGCGTTCCGCCGGCACTACTGGGCGCGCAACCACGTCGGCTGGCGGCACGTGCACCGCACGCTGCCCAACGCGGGGCACCGCGCGCTCGCGGCACTCGAGGGGCGGGGCGTCGTGCACGGCGTCATCACGCAGAACGTCGACCTGCTGCACGAGGCCGCCGGGTCGCGGCACGTCATCGACCTGCACGGCCGGTACGACCGTGTCGTGTGCCTGCGGTGCCACCGCGTCGTGCCGCGCGCGGTGCTCGCCGACCGGCTCGAGGCGCTCAACCCGGGGTTCGTCGAGCGCGTGGGGCAGGTCGGGGACGTCGAGATCGCCCCGGACGCCGACGCCGTCATCGAGCAGACCGCCGGCTTCCGCGTGCAGGCGTGCTGGCAGCCCGACCCCGAGGACCACGCCCGTGAGTGCGGCGGCGTCCTGAAGCCGGACATCGTCTACTTCGGCGAGAACGTGCCGCGCGAGCGCGTCGACCGGGCCTACGCGATGGTCGACGCGGGCGACGCGCTGCTCGTCGCCGGCTCGTCGCTCACGGTCCACTCGGGCCGGCGCTTCGTGCGGCACGCGGCGCTCACCGGCAAGCCCGTCGTCGTCGTCAACCGCGGCGCCACCCGCGGCGACCGGTACGCCACGCGCACCCTCGACGCCGGCACGAGCGAGACCCTCACGGCCCTCGCCGACCTCCTCGCACCCCTCCGTCCCTGA
- a CDS encoding sigma-70 family RNA polymerase sigma factor has product MATGRSDSGVIEDDAALLRATREGDAQAFGHLYERHAGAALVVARQYVDSAADAEDVVSDAFANVHRALRGGGGPESAFRAYLFTVVRRVAAVHRTAGRRTEPTDDVAVLETASTPVETAEEPTLAGFERSVVARAFRSLPERWREVLWHSEVEGLTPAQIAPIIGLTANSTAALAYRAREGLRQAYLQQHLQDPLEDGCRAVAGKLGAHVRGGLGARDTRQVEQHLDECAECRVLVLELGDVNHGMRAVVAPLVLGIIGLGALAQQLPVGGGLAAGAAVLTGSGAAASGGTGAGGSGAASGAAATSAGAGAAGTVTGAAAGGGAAAGGGGAAAGAAGVLAGMSAGAVAVAVAAVVVVGAAIVGALQLLSGPEDAVAEPLPGVSGASQDATTSPAPEASGTPTRAPAPTPTDLPGDEAEGDAPLPARPGRATPGPRPDAPAPAGAAPTAAPAVVPTAAPAADPTADPTADPTSQPTPEPTTEPTTEPATARVVVAAPQGTISLTAGLGPQPLALAVSNTGGVSAAELVAEVAVPQGVTLAAGDAAAAGFGFALADAGTWSCVTSAADRLATCTLGELAPGAEAALELTVDIDEEFTASGDEEVRVRVSGATGTWEPDPIPVVVAPSPARLAFAAGAPGEVDLVVGRSRVVDVPVRNAGGTPVTRDRPAVVEADLPPGVSASGAAPWVCTTGAGTVACRHGALGAFETSTLRLTLSSASTATAGAGTLQVRLAPSAHRPAETHDVAYRLLRPASLTNDAPAAVDVAPGATTELAVSVGNAGDLTASGATATLQAPAGVTLAAAGEGWTCAGTPGAAICTSDLAPGARGEIAVGLDVPVGTVGPVGDLVVSVAGPDAAGLPAPRTVAVTAVEPVLTVADVAAVLDGVHGGTLAFVVGVAGQRDDGRPAAAAGDVQAVVTLPPGVTVARSASLTSEVPGCVAAGRVVTCPLGELAAGELRPVEIGLRAAGAVLGAVDVRVTATGAQPVTTSTQVVVGSANLTPVWTGVGDLEVLEVGAPLLVCADAQGAACPAVGRESDNNGLDMRPADLVPPPGTRAGVPVSSPTRLDLPADRPVVWAGLYWSGVRGSGDAWSGPLGTARLRSPDGTWRDVTAQSVTEVSDSSARQYYQATVDVTDLVAAGGGGQWALADAAVSVGRSDRVPSYYAGWSLVVVHGERAAAGTEGAASVTVHQGGAWIGSTATAPAFVFVGEAGASTRIGVVAWEGDRANRGDTLTLSGVGALTPLRWDGSRVVGGGSPSNAFDSTATGWTHPNSLGVDAKGFAEVTLPSGVGMLTPTTSSDQYLIGVVTVRTSQVGASGILRS; this is encoded by the coding sequence GTGGCCACAGGCAGGAGCGACAGCGGCGTCATCGAGGACGACGCCGCTCTGCTGCGTGCGACGCGCGAGGGCGACGCGCAGGCGTTCGGCCACCTCTACGAGCGTCACGCCGGTGCCGCGCTCGTCGTCGCCCGGCAGTACGTCGACTCCGCGGCGGACGCCGAGGACGTCGTCTCCGACGCGTTCGCCAACGTCCACCGCGCGCTGCGCGGTGGAGGTGGACCCGAGAGCGCGTTCCGCGCCTACCTCTTCACCGTCGTGCGTCGCGTCGCCGCGGTGCACCGCACCGCCGGCCGCCGCACCGAGCCGACCGACGACGTCGCGGTCCTCGAGACCGCCTCGACGCCCGTCGAGACCGCCGAGGAGCCGACGCTCGCCGGTTTCGAGCGCAGCGTCGTCGCCCGTGCGTTCCGCTCGCTGCCCGAGCGGTGGCGCGAGGTCCTGTGGCACAGCGAGGTCGAGGGCCTGACGCCCGCGCAGATCGCGCCGATCATCGGGCTGACCGCCAACAGCACGGCCGCGCTCGCGTACCGCGCGCGCGAGGGCCTGCGCCAGGCGTACCTCCAGCAGCACCTGCAGGACCCGCTCGAGGACGGCTGCCGCGCCGTGGCCGGCAAGCTCGGCGCCCACGTGCGCGGCGGGCTCGGGGCCCGGGACACCCGGCAGGTCGAGCAGCACCTCGACGAGTGCGCCGAGTGCCGCGTCCTCGTGCTGGAGCTCGGGGACGTCAACCACGGCATGCGGGCCGTCGTCGCGCCGCTGGTCCTGGGGATCATCGGGCTCGGGGCGCTCGCGCAGCAGCTGCCCGTGGGCGGCGGCCTGGCGGCCGGTGCGGCCGTGCTGACCGGATCGGGCGCGGCGGCCTCGGGCGGGACGGGTGCGGGCGGGTCCGGCGCCGCGTCGGGTGCGGCGGCGACGAGCGCGGGAGCGGGCGCTGCCGGGACGGTCACGGGCGCCGCTGCCGGTGGGGGAGCAGCCGCGGGCGGTGGGGGAGCAGCCGCGGGCGCCGCGGGCGTCCTCGCGGGGATGTCCGCCGGTGCGGTCGCCGTCGCCGTCGCCGCCGTCGTGGTCGTCGGCGCCGCGATCGTCGGTGCCCTGCAGCTGCTGTCGGGACCCGAGGACGCCGTCGCGGAGCCGTTGCCCGGCGTCTCCGGCGCGTCGCAGGACGCGACCACGTCGCCCGCTCCGGAGGCGAGCGGCACGCCGACGCGCGCCCCCGCACCCACGCCCACCGACCTCCCGGGTGACGAGGCCGAGGGCGACGCTCCCCTGCCCGCGCGCCCGGGCCGCGCGACGCCCGGGCCGAGGCCGGACGCCCCCGCCCCTGCGGGCGCCGCCCCCACGGCAGCGCCGGCCGTCGTCCCCACCGCCGCTCCAGCGGCGGACCCGACCGCGGACCCGACCGCGGACCCGACCTCGCAGCCGACTCCCGAGCCGACCACCGAGCCGACCACCGAGCCCGCCACCGCCCGGGTCGTCGTCGCCGCCCCGCAGGGCACGATCAGCCTCACCGCAGGCCTCGGGCCCCAGCCGCTCGCGCTCGCCGTGAGCAACACCGGGGGCGTCTCGGCCGCCGAGCTCGTCGCCGAGGTCGCCGTCCCGCAGGGCGTCACGCTCGCCGCCGGCGACGCCGCTGCGGCGGGCTTCGGCTTCGCGCTCGCGGACGCCGGCACCTGGTCGTGCGTCACGAGCGCCGCCGACCGCCTCGCGACCTGCACGCTGGGCGAGCTCGCGCCGGGTGCGGAGGCGGCGCTCGAGCTCACGGTCGACATCGACGAGGAGTTCACCGCGTCCGGCGACGAGGAGGTCCGCGTGCGGGTCTCCGGTGCGACGGGCACGTGGGAGCCGGACCCGATCCCGGTCGTCGTGGCGCCGTCGCCCGCGCGGCTCGCGTTCGCGGCCGGTGCGCCCGGCGAGGTCGACCTCGTCGTGGGCCGCTCGCGCGTCGTGGACGTCCCGGTGCGCAACGCCGGCGGTACGCCCGTGACACGCGACCGGCCCGCCGTGGTCGAGGCCGACCTGCCGCCCGGGGTCAGCGCCTCCGGGGCGGCCCCGTGGGTCTGCACGACCGGTGCCGGGACCGTCGCGTGCCGGCACGGTGCACTGGGGGCCTTCGAGACCTCGACGCTGCGCCTGACCCTGTCGAGCGCGAGCACCGCGACCGCCGGCGCCGGGACCCTGCAGGTGCGGCTCGCGCCGTCCGCGCACCGCCCCGCCGAGACGCACGACGTCGCGTACCGCCTGCTGCGGCCCGCGTCGCTGACGAACGACGCACCCGCCGCGGTCGACGTCGCACCGGGCGCCACCACCGAGCTCGCCGTGAGCGTCGGCAACGCCGGCGACCTGACCGCGAGCGGCGCCACCGCCACCCTGCAGGCCCCGGCCGGTGTCACGCTGGCCGCCGCGGGCGAGGGCTGGACGTGCGCCGGCACCCCAGGTGCCGCCATCTGCACCTCCGACCTCGCGCCCGGCGCTCGCGGCGAGATCGCGGTCGGGCTCGACGTGCCCGTCGGGACCGTCGGTCCGGTGGGTGACCTCGTCGTCTCCGTCGCGGGCCCGGACGCCGCGGGGCTCCCGGCGCCGCGCACGGTCGCCGTCACCGCCGTCGAGCCCGTGCTCACCGTCGCCGACGTCGCGGCCGTCCTCGACGGCGTGCACGGCGGCACGCTCGCGTTCGTCGTGGGCGTCGCGGGGCAGCGTGACGACGGTCGGCCCGCCGCGGCTGCCGGCGACGTGCAGGCCGTCGTGACCCTGCCGCCCGGTGTGACCGTCGCCCGCTCCGCGTCGCTGACCAGCGAGGTGCCCGGCTGCGTGGCCGCCGGCCGCGTCGTCACCTGCCCCCTGGGCGAGCTCGCCGCGGGTGAGCTGCGGCCCGTCGAGATCGGGCTGCGGGCCGCCGGCGCCGTCCTCGGCGCGGTCGACGTGCGCGTGACCGCGACCGGGGCGCAGCCGGTGACCACGTCGACCCAGGTCGTCGTGGGCTCGGCGAACCTGACACCGGTGTGGACGGGCGTCGGTGACCTCGAGGTCCTCGAGGTCGGAGCCCCCCTGCTCGTGTGCGCGGACGCGCAGGGCGCCGCGTGCCCTGCGGTGGGCCGCGAGAGCGACAACAACGGGCTCGACATGCGCCCGGCCGACCTGGTGCCACCCCCGGGTACGCGCGCCGGTGTGCCGGTGTCGTCGCCGACGCGGCTCGACCTGCCCGCGGACCGGCCCGTCGTGTGGGCAGGGCTGTACTGGTCCGGTGTGCGCGGGTCGGGCGACGCGTGGAGCGGACCGCTCGGCACCGCGCGGCTGCGCAGCCCTGACGGCACGTGGCGCGACGTCACGGCGCAGTCCGTCACCGAGGTCAGCGACTCCAGCGCGCGGCAGTACTACCAGGCCACCGTCGACGTGACCGACCTCGTCGCTGCGGGCGGTGGCGGGCAGTGGGCGCTGGCCGACGCCGCCGTCAGCGTCGGCCGCAGCGACCGCGTGCCGAGCTACTACGCCGGCTGGTCCCTCGTCGTCGTGCACGGCGAGCGTGCGGCCGCGGGCACGGAGGGCGCCGCGTCGGTCACCGTGCACCAGGGTGGTGCGTGGATCGGCTCGACGGCCACCGCCCCCGCGTTCGTGTTCGTCGGCGAGGCCGGCGCGAGCACCCGCATCGGCGTCGTCGCCTGGGAGGGTGACCGGGCCAACCGGGGCGACACGCTCACGCTCTCGGGCGTCGGGGCGCTCACGCCGTTGCGGTGGGACGGGTCGAGGGTCGTCGGCGGTGGGTCGCCGAGCAACGCGTTCGACTCCACCGCGACCGGGTGGACGCACCCCAACTCGCTCGGTGTCGACGCCAAGGGCTTCGCCGAGGTCACGCTGCCCTCGGGCGTCGGGATGCTGACGCCCACCACGAGCAGCGACCAGTACCTCATCGGGGTCGTCACCGTGCGCACGTCGCAGGTGGGGGCGTCGGGGATCCTGCGGAGCTGA
- a CDS encoding HelD family protein, whose protein sequence is MDAAPPRSSGSTTSDIPGELAEELAAERRYLASARDALRRMRERAEKMLDVGAGVGGDAYASERLGFTLTRRVAQLSDQSDVPLFFGRLELADAIDDGSTRYYVGRRHVTDEESHPLVLDWRAPVSRAFYRASPREPLGVAVRRRFGSSGGALTSLEDEHLDRGEETGAASRILTDEIERPRVGPMRDIVATIQPEQDELVRADLSVSLCVQGGPGTGKTAVGLHRAAYLFYTHRQRLERAGVLVVGPNRALIQYVSNVLPALGELDAEQISIDELPAVAVQGVDEPDVAALKHDARMASVLHRALWSLVVPAREPLTVPYGSARHTLGPAALDRVVEEVLESAPTYAAGRDRLRARVVARLQRQVESRHAEAPSETWFRSTSRSRPVTRFLDAVWPTVAPEQLLHRLLSDPAVLAAAAEGVLTDEEQRLLQSRVPARTYRRERWSSADAFLIDEVAGLVERPRGYSHIVADEAQDLSAMQCRALARRSVHGSLTVLGDLAQGTTPWAARSWHDTMTHLGRPDAALVPLTTGFRVPSVVMDLANRLVPELGLDVPLATSLRHDGSLRVCRVHDVVAAAVDECRSALAREGSIGLVAPDSLVDDVAAALAAAGLAWNHADDLAGEHPLTVVPATLAKGLEFDTVVALEPARVVAEERRGLNRLYVVLTRAVSDLVVLHRDPLPPALEEPAAAR, encoded by the coding sequence ATGGACGCTGCACCGCCCCGGTCCTCGGGGAGCACGACGTCCGACATCCCCGGCGAGCTCGCGGAGGAGCTCGCCGCCGAGCGGCGGTACCTCGCGTCGGCCCGGGACGCCCTGCGTCGCATGCGCGAGCGTGCGGAGAAGATGCTGGACGTCGGCGCAGGGGTGGGCGGTGACGCGTACGCCTCCGAGCGGCTGGGCTTCACGCTGACCCGGCGGGTCGCCCAGCTGTCCGACCAGTCGGACGTGCCGCTGTTCTTCGGGCGCCTCGAGCTCGCGGACGCGATCGACGACGGTTCGACCCGCTACTACGTCGGGCGTCGGCACGTGACCGACGAGGAGAGTCACCCCCTGGTGCTCGACTGGCGGGCCCCCGTGTCCCGGGCGTTCTACCGGGCGAGCCCGCGCGAGCCGCTCGGGGTCGCGGTGCGACGCCGGTTCGGCTCCTCCGGCGGCGCCCTGACGAGCCTCGAGGACGAGCACCTCGACCGCGGTGAGGAGACCGGCGCGGCCAGCCGCATCCTGACCGACGAGATCGAGCGACCCCGCGTGGGCCCCATGCGTGACATCGTCGCGACGATCCAACCGGAGCAGGACGAGCTGGTCCGTGCCGACCTGTCCGTGTCGCTGTGCGTCCAGGGCGGGCCGGGCACCGGCAAGACGGCGGTCGGCCTGCACCGCGCGGCCTACCTCTTCTACACCCACCGGCAGCGGCTCGAACGCGCCGGTGTGCTCGTGGTCGGCCCGAACCGCGCCCTCATCCAGTACGTCAGCAACGTCCTGCCGGCCCTCGGCGAGCTCGACGCCGAGCAGATCAGCATCGACGAGCTGCCCGCCGTCGCCGTGCAGGGCGTCGACGAGCCCGACGTCGCCGCGCTGAAGCACGACGCCCGCATGGCGAGCGTCCTGCACCGCGCGCTCTGGAGCCTGGTCGTCCCGGCGCGCGAGCCCCTGACCGTCCCCTACGGGTCCGCCCGCCACACGCTCGGTCCCGCAGCGCTCGACCGCGTCGTCGAGGAGGTCCTGGAGTCGGCGCCCACGTACGCCGCCGGTCGGGACCGGCTCCGGGCACGGGTCGTGGCCCGGCTGCAGCGGCAGGTCGAGTCGCGGCACGCCGAGGCACCGAGCGAGACGTGGTTCCGCTCGACGAGCCGCAGCCGCCCGGTGACGCGCTTCCTGGACGCGGTGTGGCCGACGGTCGCACCGGAGCAGCTGCTGCACCGGCTCCTGTCCGACCCCGCGGTGCTCGCCGCAGCGGCGGAGGGCGTCCTCACGGACGAGGAGCAGCGCCTCCTGCAGTCGCGGGTACCCGCACGCACGTACCGCAGAGAGCGGTGGAGCAGCGCCGACGCCTTCCTGATCGACGAGGTCGCGGGGCTCGTCGAGCGTCCGCGCGGCTACAGCCACATCGTCGCCGACGAGGCGCAGGACCTCTCCGCGATGCAGTGCCGGGCGCTCGCCCGCCGCAGCGTCCACGGGTCCCTCACCGTCCTCGGCGACCTCGCGCAGGGCACCACGCCGTGGGCCGCGCGGAGCTGGCACGACACCATGACGCACCTGGGACGGCCCGACGCCGCGCTCGTGCCCCTGACGACCGGGTTCCGCGTGCCGTCCGTCGTCATGGACCTCGCCAACCGGCTCGTCCCGGAGCTCGGGCTCGACGTCCCCCTCGCGACCTCGCTGCGGCACGACGGTTCCCTGCGGGTGTGCCGCGTCCACGACGTCGTGGCAGCCGCCGTGGACGAGTGCCGCAGCGCCCTCGCGCGCGAGGGGTCGATCGGGCTCGTCGCGCCCGACTCGCTCGTGGACGACGTCGCTGCGGCGCTGGCGGCCGCGGGCCTGGCGTGGAACCACGCGGACGACCTGGCCGGCGAGCACCCCCTGACGGTCGTCCCGGCGACCCTGGCGAAGGGGCTGGAGTTCGACACGGTCGTCGCCCTCGAGCCGGCGCGTGTCGTGGCCGAGGAGCGCCGCGGGCTGAACCGGCTGTACGTCGTGCTCACCCGCGCGGTGTCCGACCTCGTCGTCCTGCACCGGGACCCTCTGCCACCGGCGCTCGAGGAGCCGGCGGCGGCGCGGTAG
- a CDS encoding nucleoside deaminase, producing the protein MDLALVEARAALDSGDVPVGAVVLGPDGAVVGRGRNVREAVADPTGHAEVVAMREAAATLGRWRLDGCTLVVTLEPCLMCAGAVLQARVPRLVLGAWDEKAGACGSQWDVVRDRRALHRVEVVPGVRAEESATLLRDFFHPHR; encoded by the coding sequence ATGGACCTCGCGCTCGTCGAGGCGCGGGCCGCCCTCGACTCCGGTGACGTGCCGGTCGGTGCCGTCGTGCTGGGGCCTGACGGCGCCGTCGTCGGCCGCGGGCGCAACGTCCGCGAGGCCGTCGCGGACCCCACCGGTCACGCCGAGGTCGTCGCGATGCGCGAGGCCGCCGCGACGCTGGGCCGGTGGCGCCTGGACGGCTGCACGCTCGTCGTGACGCTGGAGCCGTGCCTCATGTGCGCGGGTGCGGTGCTGCAGGCCCGCGTGCCGCGCCTGGTGCTGGGCGCGTGGGACGAGAAGGCCGGCGCGTGCGGCTCCCAGTGGGACGTGGTCCGCGACCGCCGCGCCCTGCACCGCGTCGAGGTGGTCCCGGGCGTCCGCGCGGAGGAGTCCGCCACCCTCCTGCGCGACTTCTTCCACCCCCATCGCTGA
- the upp gene encoding uracil phosphoribosyltransferase, with translation MRLHVADHPLVAHKLSVLRDAKTPSPTFRQLVDELVTLLAYEATRDVRTHEVEVVTPVATTTGVKLADPNPIVVPILRAGLGMLEGMTRLVPTAEVGFLGLQRDEETLEAITYANRLPDDLTGRQCFLLDPMLATGNTLVASIDYLLQRGARDVTAVCLIAAPEGLKVVEEFVGDRADVQIVVAAVDERLNEKAYIVPGLGDAGDRLYGIV, from the coding sequence ATGCGCCTGCACGTCGCGGACCACCCGCTCGTCGCCCACAAGCTCTCGGTCCTGCGCGACGCGAAGACCCCCAGCCCCACGTTCCGCCAGCTCGTCGACGAGCTGGTGACGCTGCTCGCCTACGAGGCGACGCGCGACGTGCGGACGCACGAGGTCGAGGTCGTCACGCCGGTGGCGACGACGACGGGCGTCAAGCTCGCGGACCCGAACCCGATCGTCGTGCCGATCCTGCGCGCGGGCCTCGGCATGCTCGAGGGCATGACGCGCCTGGTGCCGACCGCCGAGGTGGGGTTCCTGGGACTGCAGCGCGACGAGGAGACGCTCGAGGCGATCACCTACGCCAACCGTCTGCCCGACGACCTCACCGGCCGGCAGTGCTTCCTGCTCGACCCGATGCTCGCGACGGGCAACACGCTCGTCGCGTCGATCGACTACCTGCTGCAGCGGGGCGCACGCGACGTCACCGCGGTCTGCCTCATCGCGGCGCCCGAGGGGCTGAAGGTCGTCGAGGAGTTCGTCGGCGACCGCGCGGACGTGCAGATCGTGGTCGCGGCGGTCGACGAGCGCCTCAACGAGAAGGCGTACATCGTGCCCGGCCTGGGCGACGCCGGAGACCGTCTGTACGGCATCGTCTGA
- a CDS encoding GNAT family N-acetyltransferase, with protein MAVSLTRLDPTGTDRGALVEFMTRNVFPFHVRPRLTAADVEQAIDAGAYRDEEHDTFWVEHTDHGRIGTLRLEDLSDDAPLFDLRLDGRFRGRGLGVDVLRAATDLVFSTLPAVRRFEGQTREDNVAMRRTFLRCGWVKEAHYREGWPVEGGDPVASVAYAILRRDWASGTTTTFVWEDLTA; from the coding sequence GTGGCCGTCTCCCTCACCCGCCTCGATCCGACCGGCACCGACCGCGGCGCCCTCGTCGAGTTCATGACGCGCAACGTCTTCCCGTTCCACGTCCGGCCACGCCTCACGGCGGCGGACGTCGAGCAGGCGATCGACGCCGGGGCGTACCGCGACGAGGAACACGACACGTTCTGGGTCGAGCACACGGACCACGGGCGCATCGGCACGCTGCGCCTGGAGGACCTCTCGGACGACGCCCCGCTGTTCGACCTGCGGCTCGACGGGCGGTTCCGCGGCCGCGGGCTGGGCGTGGACGTGCTGCGCGCCGCGACCGACCTCGTGTTCAGCACCCTGCCGGCCGTCCGCCGCTTCGAGGGGCAGACGCGGGAGGACAACGTCGCGATGCGCAGGACCTTCCTGCGCTGCGGCTGGGTGAAGGAGGCGCACTACCGGGAGGGCTGGCCGGTCGAGGGCGGTGATCCGGTGGCGTCCGTGGCGTACGCGATCCTGCGGCGCGACTGGGCGAGCGGCACCACCACGACGTTCGTCTGGGAGGACCTGACGGCCTGA
- a CDS encoding esterase-like activity of phytase family protein, translating into MRRHLHLAAAVLTVALVLPATAAAGADAVPDASTDTAGRPGAPHPDRPRPGEPGPGEPRRGTVVEPTLVAHAALPADHLTDGPPSGALATAANGRQGPFDGQVVPGFSAMVEDERGTFWALPDNGFGSKGNSADFLLRIYHVTPQWRTADGGPGTVGLDRFVQLRDPQRLAGFPIVHEDTADRLLTGADVDVESLVRAPDGTFWIGEEFGPFLLHVDADGVLLAPPVELPGVRSPQHPHLADGEEPTLAASKGFEAMAGSPDGRYLYPVTEGALRPDPDQRNRTVHEFDTRRGAYTGRTWSYEVDRPANLVADAFMTGRHTMLVLERDDFDGPASVTKRVYEIDLRRAERDGHLAKTLVLDALAIANPHDLAPGAGYGTGEEFALPFQSLETVVRLRNGRLLLANDTNYPGNAARVPGTPDDTELVVVDLRKAAAARGAATVIGHRGASGYRPEHTLAAYSLAIRQCADHIEPDLVATKDGVLVARHENEISGTTDVAQRPELADRRTTKVVDGVAVTGWFTEDLTLGELRSLRAVERIPDVRPDSTAYDGLYEVPTFDEVLDLARRSVTCDGSPVGVYPETKHPTYFDSAGLSLEEPLVADLRANGLDMPKARVAVQSFETTNLRQLDRMTRVPLVQLVNCSGGPFDLAAEGRTYADLVTPAGLRQVARYADAVGLCKDVMIPRTPDGTLGDPTPVVRDAHRAGLDVHGWTFRAENRYLPAEFRVGDDPNAHGDLAGEIRAFLATGMDGLFSDHPDVAAVAVGHTGRG; encoded by the coding sequence ATGAGACGCCACCTCCACCTCGCCGCGGCCGTCCTGACTGTCGCGCTCGTTCTTCCCGCGACCGCCGCGGCCGGCGCCGACGCCGTCCCGGATGCGTCCACCGACACCGCCGGCCGTCCCGGCGCGCCGCACCCCGACCGGCCGCGGCCCGGCGAGCCAGGTCCGGGCGAGCCGCGGCGCGGCACGGTCGTCGAGCCCACGCTCGTCGCGCACGCGGCGCTGCCCGCCGACCACCTCACCGACGGCCCGCCGTCCGGTGCGCTCGCGACGGCGGCCAACGGGCGGCAGGGGCCGTTCGACGGGCAGGTCGTGCCCGGGTTCTCCGCCATGGTGGAGGACGAGCGCGGAACGTTCTGGGCGTTGCCGGACAACGGGTTCGGGTCGAAGGGCAACTCCGCGGACTTCCTGCTGCGGATCTACCACGTGACGCCGCAGTGGCGGACGGCGGACGGCGGGCCGGGGACCGTCGGTCTGGACCGGTTCGTGCAGCTGCGGGACCCGCAGCGTCTCGCGGGCTTCCCGATCGTCCACGAGGACACGGCCGACCGGCTCCTCACGGGCGCCGACGTCGACGTCGAGTCGCTCGTGCGGGCGCCCGACGGCACGTTCTGGATCGGCGAGGAGTTCGGGCCGTTCCTGCTCCACGTCGACGCGGACGGTGTGCTGCTCGCCCCGCCGGTCGAGCTGCCCGGCGTGCGCTCGCCGCAGCACCCGCACCTGGCGGACGGCGAGGAGCCGACGCTCGCCGCGAGCAAGGGGTTCGAGGCGATGGCGGGCTCGCCGGACGGCCGGTACCTGTACCCCGTCACCGAGGGGGCGCTGCGCCCCGACCCCGACCAGCGCAACCGGACGGTCCACGAGTTCGACACCCGCCGCGGCGCCTACACCGGACGCACCTGGTCCTACGAGGTCGACCGCCCCGCGAACCTCGTGGCGGACGCCTTCATGACGGGCCGGCACACGATGCTCGTCCTCGAGCGGGACGACTTCGACGGCCCCGCGTCCGTCACCAAGCGCGTCTACGAGATCGACCTGCGTCGCGCCGAGCGGGACGGGCACCTCGCCAAGACGCTCGTGCTGGACGCGCTCGCGATCGCCAACCCGCACGACCTCGCGCCGGGCGCGGGCTACGGCACGGGCGAGGAGTTCGCACTGCCGTTCCAGTCGCTCGAGACGGTCGTCCGGCTGCGCAACGGGCGCCTGCTGCTCGCCAACGACACCAACTACCCGGGCAACGCCGCGCGCGTGCCGGGCACGCCCGACGACACCGAGCTGGTCGTGGTCGACCTGCGCAAGGCCGCCGCGGCCCGGGGCGCGGCGACCGTGATCGGGCACCGCGGCGCGTCCGGGTACCGGCCCGAGCACACGCTGGCGGCGTACTCCCTGGCGATCCGGCAGTGCGCCGACCACATCGAGCCGGACCTCGTCGCGACCAAGGACGGCGTGCTCGTCGCCCGGCACGAGAACGAGATCAGTGGGACGACGGACGTCGCGCAGCGACCCGAGCTCGCCGACCGCCGAACGACCAAGGTGGTCGACGGCGTCGCCGTGACCGGCTGGTTCACCGAGGACCTCACGCTCGGCGAGCTGCGCAGCCTGCGCGCGGTCGAGCGCATCCCCGACGTGCGCCCGGACAGCACCGCCTACGACGGGCTGTACGAGGTGCCGACGTTCGACGAGGTCCTCGACCTCGCGCGCCGGTCGGTGACGTGCGACGGCAGTCCGGTGGGCGTCTACCCGGAGACCAAGCACCCGACGTACTTCGACTCCGCCGGCCTGTCGCTCGAGGAGCCGCTGGTCGCCGACCTGCGGGCGAACGGGCTCGACATGCCCAAGGCGCGCGTCGCGGTCCAGAGCTTCGAGACGACGAACCTGCGGCAGCTCGACCGCATGACACGGGTCCCGCTCGTGCAGCTCGTGAACTGCTCCGGCGGCCCGTTCGACCTCGCGGCCGAGGGCCGCACGTACGCGGACCTCGTGACGCCGGCGGGGCTGCGGCAGGTGGCGCGGTACGCCGACGCCGTCGGGCTGTGCAAGGACGTGATGATCCCGCGGACGCCCGACGGGACGCTCGGTGACCCGACGCCCGTGGTCCGGGACGCCCACCGTGCCGGCCTCGACGTGCACGGGTGGACCTTCCGCGCGGAGAACCGGTACCTGCCGGCGGAGTTCCGCGTCGGGGACGACCCGAACGCGCACGGCGACCTCGCCGGGGAGATCCGGGCGTTCCTCGCCACCGGGATGGACGGGCTGTTCAGCGACCACCCGGACGTCGCCGCCGTGGCCGTCGGCCACACCGGGCGCGGCTGA